Proteins found in one Corynebacterium canis genomic segment:
- a CDS encoding dynamin family protein, producing MNPPSNTVPDADRSDMEKRANQLLTAITNKILRQYGYDDLSNLALTKASSKQQSHSIVVVGEVKRGKSSLVNAIVGKRNASPVGVNVTTATPIALTQETDNLREGQACLFYPEGQRIIAHSELGAWINAETVRNSEADNDALPTRATIPLRRMPLGDVTVVDTPGVGGLDPKLSHLAKVSIDQACVLIVVCDASTTITKPEMDFIKDTGSNVEAIIVAVTKTDKNLIRWQEIVAENKNLLRQHIGRDIPVVGVSSLLGVMAAEMSPGPHRNQVLELSGLDALYSLIHSKFKIAEFLPLANGLRIAVKGLRELADDLTQRIAILEEGEAAVPELSERLEELNRLKKEGESWDYYLGRDLTIIRQETMEQLELRLEDIRKNWTERINKQGMAVLRKNPQYFTSEMEREFQGAIAESLNYFSFELEHKIVRPRFKSEMDWEAIRNEVSAAFVGKQLQTHDVQEKRQGLLDPMMLMMGISGGSALGGLIGSVVTFAGLGAIVGVGWVAFNVGFRAMRSGKTNLLNWLKETTGTAKVLTAKVLEAAIANARPAIQLRYRENLKEAMEATQKQIQEAEKVARADKATRDKRKATLQKNLQIVQKNIGTAEAMIKELVAYATVEAQKAELQAQQASPYLPTSAPTPTPTPAAAPAPTPTPAHSDQPYSGKHWGERRY from the coding sequence GTGAACCCACCGAGCAATACAGTTCCGGACGCTGATCGCAGCGACATGGAGAAGCGCGCGAACCAACTTTTGACTGCTATCACCAATAAAATACTCCGCCAGTATGGGTACGACGACCTCAGCAATCTTGCTTTAACAAAGGCGTCGAGCAAACAGCAATCGCACTCGATCGTTGTTGTCGGTGAGGTGAAGCGGGGGAAAAGCTCACTGGTGAACGCGATCGTCGGCAAGCGCAACGCCTCCCCTGTGGGGGTAAACGTCACCACTGCGACGCCCATCGCATTGACTCAGGAAACTGACAATCTCCGGGAAGGTCAAGCTTGCTTGTTCTATCCCGAGGGGCAACGCATTATTGCACATTCGGAACTCGGCGCTTGGATCAACGCAGAAACCGTGCGCAATTCCGAGGCTGATAACGACGCCCTGCCTACGCGCGCGACCATTCCGCTGCGGCGCATGCCCCTCGGCGATGTCACGGTGGTGGATACTCCCGGCGTCGGCGGCCTCGACCCGAAGCTTTCCCACCTGGCCAAAGTCTCCATCGACCAGGCTTGCGTATTGATCGTGGTGTGTGACGCCTCCACCACCATCACAAAGCCGGAAATGGACTTTATTAAAGACACAGGCTCAAACGTTGAGGCGATCATCGTTGCGGTGACCAAGACGGATAAAAACCTGATCCGCTGGCAAGAAATCGTGGCGGAAAATAAGAACCTGCTGCGCCAGCACATCGGGCGCGATATCCCCGTCGTGGGCGTATCCAGCCTGCTGGGCGTGATGGCTGCGGAAATGAGTCCGGGCCCGCACCGCAACCAAGTCCTTGAGCTATCCGGCCTGGACGCCCTGTATAGCTTGATCCACAGCAAGTTCAAGATCGCCGAGTTTTTACCGCTGGCCAATGGCTTGCGCATCGCCGTCAAGGGTTTGCGCGAACTTGCGGATGACCTCACGCAGCGCATCGCCATCTTAGAGGAGGGCGAGGCCGCGGTACCGGAACTCTCGGAGCGCTTAGAAGAGCTTAATCGCCTGAAAAAGGAAGGTGAAAGCTGGGATTACTACCTCGGCCGAGACCTCACCATTATCCGCCAAGAGACGATGGAGCAACTGGAGCTTCGGCTTGAGGATATCCGCAAAAACTGGACGGAACGCATTAATAAACAAGGCATGGCGGTGCTGCGCAAGAATCCGCAGTATTTCACCTCCGAAATGGAACGCGAATTCCAGGGCGCCATCGCGGAATCCTTGAATTATTTCTCCTTCGAGCTGGAGCACAAGATTGTGCGCCCGCGCTTCAAGTCCGAAATGGATTGGGAGGCGATCCGCAACGAGGTCAGCGCGGCGTTCGTGGGCAAGCAATTGCAAACGCACGACGTGCAGGAAAAGCGCCAAGGCTTGCTTGACCCGATGATGCTCATGATGGGCATTTCGGGCGGTTCGGCCCTTGGCGGTTTGATCGGTAGCGTGGTCACCTTCGCAGGCCTCGGCGCCATCGTGGGCGTGGGCTGGGTCGCCTTTAACGTCGGTTTCCGCGCGATGCGTTCGGGCAAAACTAACCTGCTGAACTGGTTGAAAGAGACCACGGGCACCGCGAAGGTGCTCACGGCCAAGGTGTTGGAAGCCGCCATCGCGAATGCCCGCCCGGCGATCCAGCTGCGGTATCGCGAAAACCTCAAGGAGGCCATGGAGGCCACCCAAAAGCAAATCCAAGAGGCTGAAAAGGTTGCCCGCGCGGATAAGGCCACGCGGGATAAGCGCAAGGCCACGCTGCAAAAGAACCTGCAGATCGTGCAGAAAAATATCGGCACCGCGGAGGCGATGATCAAAGAGCTCGTCGCCTACGCCACGGTCGAGGCGCAAAAGGCGGAATTGCAGGCGCAGCAGGCGTCACCGTACCTACCGACGTCCGCGCCAACCCCAACCCCAACCCCCGCCGCAGCGCCAGCCCCCACACCAACACCAGCCCATTCCGACCAGCCGTACTCTGGTAAGCACTGGGGAGAAAGGCGATACTAA